The Polypterus senegalus isolate Bchr_013 chromosome 1, ASM1683550v1, whole genome shotgun sequence genomic sequence AGTGTGTCCTCAGTTGGTAGATAACAGAAGAGATAAATGCACATACTTTAAAGAGAGGAAGCACATAAAGAATTGCAGTGATTTTCTCTGCCGCTTCTGTCCCTCTGGCAAATTAAGGCTATGCCCACActactacatccatccatccattatccaacccactatatcataattacagggtcacgggggtctgctggagccaatcccagccaacacagggtgcaaggcaggaagcaaaccccaggcagggcaccaatccACCGCaaggcgcacacacccacacactaaggacaatttagaattgccaatgcacctaacctgcatgtgtttggactgtgggaggaaacccacgcagacatggggagaacatgcaaactccatgcaaggaggacctgggaagagaacccgggtctcctaactgcgaggcagcagcactacccactgcgccaccgtgccaccctaaataaaaacattttacttacatttttttaatatattttattgatttttaaaacatctgcaaacctttctgaaaatatgttttcattttttgctatgggttattgagtgcagattgatgagCAAAAGTGGAAAAGGTatccattaaaatttaaattcacaatacaaagtgtgcagaaagtgagagGTTTTGAATACTGACTAAGTTTACTGTAAATGAATAAAGTGTTCACTGCCAAAGGAGGGTAAGCAGAGGTGGGAAAAACAGCTGGCACAACAGTTAAGCACTTGGTGGTAGCGTTAACTGGAATTACAAAACAGGTCAATTAGCTGAAACTGGTTTAGGAAGCTCCTTCTGGTGGTGCTTCACCGTCATGACCATGCCTTCTAGAAGTCCACTATTTATTCAGCTGCAATGAGACACGTCATCTCCAACTGCCGGTGACATTTATCCTTCTAAACTTTAAAAATGCTCTCTTATTATAATAACCAGACAGGATTTGTGAGTGCAGGTATCACCCCATAGCTAGTGGGGTTTGGCAGAGCAGATGGCCATAGTAAAATGGTGGTCCATAAAGTACAGAGAATGGTCATTCTGGTTGGCCTGCCATTCATTTGCtcttctactgtatattttattttgtaggcTGCGTAGACAAGAACGGCGTGTTACATGACATAGGTACAAAATGGCAGGAAGAAGACTGCTATTTGTGCTCCTGTGATGAAGACAGCATTAGCTGCTGCTACATGTAAGTATGGCGAGAGCGTGACAGAGACTGAGGGGTGGATTACTTTGAAAACGGGCCTAAATAttagaaaagaacaaaatagTCAAATAGATTGATGAGGATAATAGAACTATTGTAAGACTATTATAAATGGATACAATTAACACTATAGTGACTGTGAGGACTGATGCAGTTTTTGTCaaaattgaaatacagtatagGCCAAACAGGACATCTAGGCTAGAGATGACTGCTGTTCTCATTCAAAACTAGATCACAAAGTTGAATATGTCAAATAAgcattaatattttaatctaatatAGGATCATGGGGCATGGAGcatatcttggcagcactggatgtaaggcaggaaacagtcctgggCAAGGTTTCGgaccatcacagggcccactcatgtaCTTACACTGGGGCCAATTGCGAATCAGTAATTAGCAAACCGAAAAGGGTTGAATTCGACCCATCTGAGTCCGTACACCTCTGAAGGTTGATATAGGCAGGACCTGGCATTATAAATCCCAATTCCATAATATCTTCACCACGCCTAGCCAGAATAGGATGGGATCAAGCCTGCTTTCTGTGTGGACTTTCTACTTCACACAGGAGACCACTGCACTTATAGCACAGCCCCTTTCCTTTCTGTGTCTCTCttcctttcatttcatttctccaTCCAGCTAGCCTTAGTTCCGGATCACTTCTTGATTGTGACCAACTTCTCTTGTTCTTCTGATCTCTACTGCCATTTTAAGAACCTCAGGCTCCTTTCAAATTATTGTGGGTGCCTTAATTACTCCCCATTGAGTATCAATGGGGAAACTGGCTGAACCAAACACATCAGCAAGTGAATCAGCCAATTCCGCTATTAAACTCCTGGGAATGAATGGCtgccacacacacccacacccaccgAGCCTGAGcacaggtcaggttaggttaggcagcatgcactggtacagcatgttgctgtatCCGCCATACaaagaaacagctcaggatcttgGCCTGAGcacaccatttttttattttaaacacgcACCCTGCTATGGACCATATGTGCCTCATCAcatagaaaattttatttttctttctacctTTTCCAATTTGAGGAATGCATTCCTAAAACAATTAGAAATTATGTattgtaaatttattattattattagggggtttgccccctgctcgctttgcttgtcaAACCTTCtagcctgcgctacgtgccagccactttacgtctctgctgctcgcgttgtgaagaggggggctgaacacaccccaaggagaccaggtggctcctctgaaaccccctcttatatgatgatacaatgggaaacaaatacaggttttcttttacctcctctttgcccaGTCAGCTGCAGctgccatgctgcatgatctgcatcttgcgcggCGCTTTGAAcaattaaaagcctgtacagcagctgtcctactctttgtcttttaattccggccccgggcctggttcaatctcttggcaaaaagtctcatctcacgggacgtgagttcttcatattttttagtttataatttaaaaatggaataagaatctgaaaatctaacaacatcacattaaagttcgataaattctgaaaagaatgacaccaaatatatatatgaaggttttaaaataagccagatttaaagagtgacaaaaaagtttcattaaaaagtcatataaaattgttgcacttttaggcttaggattttatatatagagagtagattattattattatgaggatAAATTCAAATCTGGGACCAGGCATCATCtgaatggagtttgcaagttctccactgGTCCTCCAGTTTCCTTCCCACATTCCAGAGCCATGCCAGTTAGACTGACTTCCCtgtctgtgtgagtgtgccctgtaatggactggttcAGGGTTCTATTCTGCCATCAGGATCGGCTCCAGCTCCACACAGAATGGCTTACCTAGTTATAAGAAGAGCCTTATGTACTTAATAAGGTCAAACCAAGCTGTAATTGAAAACTTACACAAGACAACATGTCAGCTCAGCTCACCTGACTTCTCCTCTTCTAGGTTTCCAAAGCTCCAAGGGATCCCAAAGCAGTGCAAGGCAGTTGTGGACAAGGAGACCTGCACACGAAAAATTGTGCTCAAGGAAGACCCTTCAAAGAAGTGCTTCAACAATTCAGGCTGAACTGCTTGCTGCAATTAATGTATATTATGGAAAAAACAGAACCCCCCCCCCAAATTCATGCTTCATATATTACTTATTGTTAAACAGGAACACAAACAGCATGTTGAAATAAATATGTGTCTATAAAAAATActtgtgttttgtacatttttttatgcaTGAAATTATCTTCCAGTTTGGGAAACCCTCTGTTCACTCTCATTTTGCATGATTGGTGTTTTATCATGTTACCAAATTGCAAAAGGTAcaaactaacatttttatttcttgtctAGATGgaggataggaagaaatgtcaaaaccagctagGTAACTGTTACCTGTAGCCTCTTATCCATCTCACCATCCATGCTGTACCCCGCGTATTTCACCCATCAAGACCTCTGTGGCAAGCTGCTTACTTCCTGGTGCTGTTTTAACTTAACCCACTTTACCACCAGTAGAAGACTCTACAAAGGCAGTCCCTTGAGCATTTATAAGACCACTGGTATACAATGAATGGACAATCTAACCCCCCAATGTCAtcattcagacagcatttctccCTTGTCTGGGGTTTCAAGTTATGTttctaataaaagtaataataataagctgcaGTTATTGAGCACCTTTCACAAACTCAGAGTCACTTTACATACtgaaggggaggaaaaaaaagatcACACAGGAAACAAAAGTTTGTcgaagaggaaagttttgagttgagatttaaaggtggagaaagaggaaCAATttcggagagactgaggaagagagttccagagttgaggggctgtAGCACTGaagagcttttagttacagggtccctaaactgtgcaatggtcttcctgcttctataagagatgcccctttggtctcagtcttcaaatcctggctgaagactcactacttcagtttagcatatcctgactagagctgctgattaactgtacagactgcatctctgttgttagtcattagcactaaaacataagtaatatgatagttataattgaattctaaccctcacctattctgtttctgttcttggtactcaaatgtggcaattggtgccacggcccacctgccaaattgttctgcctgcctatggtaaagtcatccctgatggaggatcgcaggaatcatgggaaagaggggtcctttcatcggattggctggccgagcaacatttcagccctggaatggccaaatgggagaggcagcttgatggatgaggtctccaggactctaaaaatatccaaatcatattatgtgatatcatctactgttaaagtctgctccgtacttctaaaatttttatttttatgctgtattgaggatttgttctgttctgtatattgtattgtattgacccccttcttttgacacccactgcacgcctaacctacctggaaaggggtctctctttgaactgcctttcccgaggtttcttccatttttccctacaaggtgtttttaggagtttttccttgtcttctcagagagtcgaggctggggggctgtcaagaggcaggccccgttaaagcccattgcggcacttcctgtgtgattttgggcgatacaaaaataaactgtattgtattgtattgtaagggcCTGCTtgccagggtggagagtctggtgcgtggCAGACTACTGCTCGAGAGagtgacaaggagtgtaaggaggtCGGAGCTGACTGAGGTAGAGGgaggcaaggttatgtagggctttgaaggtgagaagcagaatcttgaatttaattcttgatggaaccggtaactagtgaagttgggagagaacaggggagatgtgagcagaacgctttgtgtgggtgaggactctggtctgttttgtctaattttgtatcgtttatttgtatttgtttcttttatttatcatgtatatatttctttgtgtttattgttttgtgagAAAGGCCTAGGTTATGTcccatgtgctttgtgggtggttccccaaggggcagggccacctgccaatcactgccagaaaCAGCTCTTCACCCCATTTATGGGAGGACCTTccttccatagttcctggtggtgCATTTCAGACGCGCTAAGGAGAGGAGTTTTCTTGCATTACTGTGCTTATACTAATACTTTTCATGATTTCTGGGTTTTTTCTAACCTCTTCTCTGTTTTTGACTGCAAATTatagattctgtattgggacttcaTTCACTGTGGATTTTACAAAGCCTTTTTTTGTGACTAGTTGGGGCTTTGATGGTGTTCCCATCCCAAGAGCTACCTGTGAAAGTGCTTTAGGGACATGCACAACACCCGGCACCCAAGTAGCTGTCAGACACAGGCTGTCTCTTTTACTCAAGAGTTTTTGATTTACATCAACACCGATAAGAGGAATTGTTATTTTTCAGTCAAGGTCCCGTAATGACTGGGGTACAAATactgtttttatgttaattttgtctATAGTCTTTGGTACcattgttgattatttagtttcttcATGTCAATGTATATTGTGTAATGTTCTTTGAGTTTTGTGGGCGGTTCCCAAAAGAGGCGGggtcacctgtccatcaccacaaggtactgccctcagccctatgaAAGTGCAGGGTACCCCACAGTACCTTGCAGTTCATTCGAATTCACTAAGGAGTGGTGAGTGTTTCTTGAGATTTTGCTGTGCCTTGctctttttctggatttttgaccattttgcttggtgtttgactttgtctttattattgcaggcaattccttttgtgCTCCAAAGAGCTTTCTTTTGTGCATCAgaaaattttcatgaaaataaaccttttattttatgaatatccTGCCCTGTAAAAAACTAAATCTAAGcccactggatttttttttgctaaataaagcaaaatgactattttatttatcaaaaacaATCTGTTAATGAAGTAAACAAATTTTACTTGACAAAATTTcttaaaacaagcaaaataatcttgaatacaatttttaaataagtcaataaatcttACAACAAGGAAagatagatttcattttttgcagtgtttttgtAATGTATGTCCGTAAATCTAGCCAGAATTTAACTATAAATTTTTCCATAATGGGCATTTTGGAGACATGTGGGTCTCTTTTTGTGCTTTGGAACTCCACGTTTATAACAAGAAACTACAAAGTCATACACAGAATCATGCAATTTGGAAGGATTAAATCTTAATGCAGTCCTATTAGCAACAGCAAGACACTGGTAAACATTCCCAGGTGGCTCTTTTTCTTTGTTGCAAATGATGTCTTCTCCATCCAAAACAAAGAGAAAGATTTCTCTCCAAGAGACAAGATTCTCTGAAAGTGCCAGTTTTTTCAAAGACAGCACCTCCCCTGCCTTCTTGCCCAGTGAGCAACGAAAACAGGACACCTTGGCTTACTTAGCAGCAGGTTCTCATTTGTGCCAGTGGGGTTATTATCAAAACACATTGAAAGTatgtgcaaaaacaaaatgaaggaaaatgttaCAGACATCATTATCACTCAAGCTCAAAAGTAGAGAACTCATTCCACACCCAGCTCAAGGTTACAGTAGTTCCCAGGGACTCGAAGTTCATACATCTTTACTATGCCAAACAATCTGAAATGCCACTTCACGTTACAACTCTCCTAGCATAcactgttaaataaaaacatagttGTAATTTTGGAGAGAGAAGAATCCTAATATGTAGATTGGATAGAAAGCTGAACACGGCCAATTTCCTAGCAGTATTTTTTAGGAAAGCTGCTAGAAATCAAAATTTAGAAGAAAGGGGTCAGAAAAAAATTAGTTACCTGTTGGAGGGTTGTCCTGAATATAAATTTTGCATTAATAATGAGTTTTGTGTAACAGGATTAAAGACAGCAACTAATGGAGGAAAGGACTCCTGAATTCAATAATCTTTATATGAGggtcgttcaaaaagtttccgcacttttatattttcgttggaaacggtgaagtagtaattggtcatgtctgagagtgtcatgtgactagttctgtctggaaagtccttgcagtttagtataagagttgtcaacctgtggtgaagatggctttgtaccaaagaggaacagcgttcTGCCCtacgctttttgtgggcagaaggtgtgctgggagcacaaattcatctctgcatgtgtgctcagtatgggaaTAAAGTTCTTTCTCGTggagtcgtctatgagtggattaaaatgttcaaaaatggcaaTACTAGTGTGATGAATGCAGAGCGCTCCGgacgtccagctacagccacgaccaacgaggaatgaagaaagaactcTGATGTGAAGCAGCGGTGTGTCAGTGGCTACGTGCTCAACCAAAAAcgttttttgctgatggcattaaaaagttggtatgatgctgggaaaattgcatcgcaaagaaAGGTGACTATGTCGAAAAGTGATgccatttgttttttgaaattcttaataaataaagttaaagtgcaGAAACggtttgaacgtccctcataatCGTCACAACAGGGTCCCAAAAATAcccagagttaaaaaaaaaaacccttttaacatAAAACTTAGAGCAATTTCCCTTTAATCACCTTCAAAATGCACTTCTTAAGATGCAATGTGCTTGTCCCAGTGCTTCTTCCATTCCTGTTAACATTTCCTGCATTCATCTCTTATTACTGTGGCTGGAGCCTCTGGTGctttttcctggatttcttccaCTTTAGTAAATCTTCTTCCGTTCAGTCATAATTTTAATCTGAAGAtcaaaaagaagtcacagggaGTGAGATCTGGCGATTTCGGGGGGCTATGAAGCAACAACCACTCTATTTTTACGTCAAAAACCCTGACCACACAGTTTTTGCAGGTGTGCTGTCATTGTGCAAAAATCCAGCTTTGGGAGGGTCTCTTCTCTAGCCATTTAGCGCTAGCTGTTTTTTCTGATGCTTTCCTGTAGACACCTCAGCATTTCAGTGCATTGCCTCATTGATCAGCAGTCTGTGCATGAGGAACAAATCCTGCAGTGTTGAAATATACAGTTACAAGTAACGGCGTTATCATGCAGTCAATTCACGTGACTTGTAGTTTTCATCCTCCTTCTCtctatgtttagcattcatttgctcagaggttgatgtgcttgctgcttcctgagcagctcttcttttctccaccctagcgacccgcttcttcttttctgtcgttggcatcttttcgcattaaaactgattaagtcagtgtttgtgttgcagttacttagtatgttttctttaatttttcacttaagtcttcaatctacttcaagaatgatttaagatatgaagaggtaggggaagtgatggcgaaggtattagggatgagaacggcatagccgtacgcatgcgccacacggcccccctgctgccctctgctgagagttgattctacaataaaataagaataaaatgacgaatgaccttggaggtcaatcatcatcatcatcatcatactgtcatgtagtatatgtataccaaattgcaggttaatagttcaaacagtttgcgagctacaggtgatttaaaatcctggacagacaaacagacagccacgtcctatattatattagaacattactGCCTCTTGAAAATCTGCCGTGTTTGCTTGAATGTGTACAATAACACCAGAAATACGCAGTTGACCACCTCTGACGGTAGTACACGTTACTTAGTGGCATATTTGTTAACTACAACCTACTTCTGCACTATTGACCAATTCTGGCAATTCCTTCATTCAAACTTGCATTTTAGAAACATAcactgccctccataatgtttgggacaaagacacattttttcttgatttagcCCTCTGCTccccagtttaaaattacaaatcaaacaattcagatgcgagtaaagtgcacattgccaactttcatttaaggggtaaGTGATCAGGTAATCAAATTAACTTTAGAGATGTTTAATAAAATTTGAATCAAAGGGCAGTAACTAAAATCATTGATAGAATCCCAGCGTTGGAACCTGGGAAGGGTCTGGCGTTGCCTCATTTGTGTAGGCCCATTGAACTTAACCTCTAACACAAATGTTGTAAATTTATGGAAAGCATGATTATTAAAAGAGTGGCATTTCTTGGGAGAAAAAGCCTCAGTTTATGACTTTTCATTGTGTATATTCAATAAACAGACATGCTACTGATCATCAGAAAGGAATATgatattataaaatgaattaaagcagAAGGCCTGTGTGCAGCAGGTGGCAGTAAAATATCATGAGACGAGATGTCACCTCGCCAGGCAAGGAACAGCAGCAGAGTGTTCTCCAGTGGGGCTTTAGGCCTGGGGTGTGTCATGTACTAGGAGTTACAAAGCATGAAGTCACAAAACCACTTCCAAAATGGAGGGGGGGGGGTCTCAGGATTTCCTGTCAAACCCTGCCAGATATAAGGATAAACACAagatcttaataaaataaaaagtttattctcTCAAAATGCTCTGTTACACTGTGAAGCTCTGCACAAAAAGCATAAGGACGTTGCCAACAATACAAGGCAATCCAAGAGACCAAAgttccaatacagaatccaagACATTATCAAAAAGCAGCAAGGGTCCCAAAATATCCAAAAGCGTGGAAAAAAAAATCGTAGTAATTCACCAAACACTCCTAAGTGCTTTTCAGATGAACCATCAGGAACTGAGAAAGACCCTCCGGATTTACAGAgaggagggcagttcctggcggtGATTGGCAAACAGCCCCTCCTCTTAGgaagaccacccacaaaacagaatgaacataacaaaagaaacttacatacagtacattggcaacatcaaaaataaagaatgatacatgcaatcaacataaataaaagagtCAAGAATAAACAATAGAGACATAAACCATGAGTTTGAAACTAGCTGAGATACGAGAGGGGGTAAGATGGCATATGGTAgcattgtgtactgtatattgtaattgACTGGACCTCACAACGATTTGGGacccttgctgttttttttttttttggttttggtattAGGTATCATATCAACGATTAGTAAGAATATTTCTCATTCTCTCCTGCTTAAccattttgtctttagtttttttccttttttggggtGCATGTAAGGTCTAATTTATTAAGGGTTCTTCTTGAATGATCTTTGGCTCTTGTTGCTTTCTTTTCTggattcttttttattaattttgttaatgaattattgtttgctttctctttctttgcttCTATTTTCTGTCCTAAATTGCTAAACTATTGTTTAATTCTAGTCTTACATTTTAcattgtacatttacatttacctaTTTGGCTGACTCCTTCATCCAAGGTGATTTACATTTGTGATAcagttggtttcatttcttttgttttttccaattagagcacaggAAGTGAACTGctaatggtcacacagtgtcagtagtgggatctgaacccacagcctTGGGGTTTCAAGTCCAAAGTCTAATCTAGTCTagtcttaaaataataataataataataataataataataataataataataataataataataataatactcaaaGCACGTCAttgagtgaggagccacttcagccaccactaatatGCAGCATGCACCAGAATGatacaatggcagccatttttgtgccaggacactcaccacacatgagctgttaggtggtgaagtggtgagagagacagccagtaagggacagggaatgattagagggccagaatgggtaggccatggtggacaatttagcctggacagtGGGATATACCCtattctttatgaaggatgccaaGGGATCTTTTATAtctacagagagtcaggatctcagttttatgtctcatctgaggGATGGTGCCATTTATACAGCATAgtgttcccatcactgcactggggcattgggatcgacattcagaccacagggtgacCGCCTCATGCTGgtttcaccaacacctcttccactagcaacccaagcttttcctagatggcttGACCCAAACACACTTAGCTTCAAGCAGAAGATCTTTTACTAGCTTAGTTAAATTGAATTAACTAAGATATtagtatgcagttaattttgtTTTACCTGTTTGAAAATGTAACATTGCCCGGGTATGTTTGCATAATGTgtgtggtctatggctggcttgtcatcacggccaataccagcaggccgccagatggagctctccctgcagcatggaggtgccctggatgccagcagggaatcatggactatggagttttcccttacaaacctgctggataccccaggggccaacagaggacgctgcagggaagcatagagaatcatttgtgccctataacccggaagtgcgtcataggcagagcggCAGCAGAACTGACATACTTCCGGGGGTGAAGacaaggacttgtacctgacccggaagtgataaagaatcacatggactggggattgggaacacttccaggtcagggaagataaaaggactgtggcagctcccagacggcgagctgagctgggtggtaggagggcaacgcgtctgggagtggtggagagtattattgttattattattggtttgtttatgagtattgtggaggagagggtgctttgtgcactgtgcagaattaataaagtcaacatttggacttttatttggtgtctgacgtttgatcggagggttcaagggagcgatagcgccccctatctgtcacatgtgTTAAAGTAAGAAAGTAAATATTCCTAACTTTTCAAACGTTGAACCTTTTGGCATTGCTGACTGTCCCTTCCATCATCTACACTAGTGCTCTGTTAATTTCTCTTCTCTCGTAAGTCGAAAATTTGCTCTTTTTTTGGTATGCTGAGATTCCATGGATGCAACTTCtttgtacttctttgtatttcctggcTTCACAAACACATCAGAAATCTGGATAGCTTGTTGA encodes the following:
- the LOC120519628 gene encoding beta-microseminoprotein-like translates to MKFFLYAILGFVAANLCSSQCIVYSPVLEFSNQTHLGCVDKNGVLHDIGTKWQEEDCYLCSCDEDSISCCYMFPKLQGIPKQCKAVVDKETCTRKIVLKEDPSKKCFNNSG